The Rhodothermales bacterium genome includes a region encoding these proteins:
- a CDS encoding T9SS type A sorting domain-containing protein — translation LVFDFGNPMPNMNPINFDNTYNKASIFFDFQCNLPPTASGPGIYYWDDVAFGDVMPVASEDGSGLPRMLELTQNYPNPFGASTTIHFSLPSAEYVGVYVYNVLGQRVATLAEETLEAGDHALSFDASGLASGTYFYRLNHGAGSLTRSMVLTR, via the coding sequence GCTCGTGTTCGACTTCGGCAACCCGATGCCGAACATGAACCCGATCAACTTCGACAACACGTACAACAAGGCGTCGATCTTCTTCGACTTCCAGTGCAACCTCCCCCCGACGGCGAGCGGGCCGGGGATCTACTACTGGGACGATGTCGCCTTCGGTGACGTCATGCCGGTCGCGAGCGAAGACGGCAGCGGCCTCCCCCGGATGCTGGAGCTGACGCAGAACTACCCGAACCCGTTCGGCGCGAGCACGACGATCCACTTCTCGCTACCGAGTGCGGAGTACGTCGGCGTCTACGTCTACAACGTCCTGGGCCAGCGCGTCGCTACACTCGCCGAGGAGACGCTGGAGGCGGGTGACCACGCGCTGTCGTTCGACGCGTCGGGCCTCGCGAGCGGCACGTACTTCTACCGCCTGAACCACGGCGCGGGGAGCCTCACCCGGTCGATGGTGTTGACTCGGTAG